From a region of the Fibrobacter sp. UWB16 genome:
- a CDS encoding carbohydrate-binding protein, with protein MGEVLKIASFGLAFAIPAFASTVNVDVTEEHQVIRGFGGMVHNQWQGGSGLSEADAKLAFGTGDGQIGLNTLRIPVYANSSDFNKEVQAAKYAKKYAGDDFILYATPWTSPYAGKNQHMASSNYQKYVDHLNSFNDYMKNQGVPLYAISISNEPDWCGEWACWSADEIYNFTKGYADKMRKNGAKVISTESFRYDKNLYNKVLNDANALKNWDILGAHFYASDRRTGDNFFQYSLADQKKVERWMTEHYTESQGSGNYWRTVTNTGDQANANKRDTVNAMDVAYEIHRAMVVGNFNQYTWWYIRRCYGLIMEKDFGNKLQIPQNEIGKVSKRGYVMSQFARFVRPGAVRVGATANPEKEVFASAYKSADGDSVIVVLVNRDYKNSKTVTVKVQGADVQTFHMYTTSEAKNAKDEGEVEVKNGSVTITMDAGNASNKDCIVTLVGVGTPADPVPREPFGGKVAEIPGKIEVENFDIPGTGKGNKSYSENDSEDRGETNYREGTGVDIYKKATGYVVGYNEEGEWLEYSVNVKEAGDYTMFASVATSNSTSGFSLSLDGKTLVENVALSGTSFDEFTKVKANVTLPAGEHILRMTVTGSWFDIDYFNFAKGKDAADPDDKTIGLRGANFRLPTEAENYSVFDVNGVLVGKFLATTRADVQRMTKSVVRQNGIYFVKSLGGKSYRISVAK; from the coding sequence ATGGGTGAAGTCCTGAAGATTGCTTCGTTTGGTTTGGCTTTTGCTATACCTGCTTTTGCCTCGACGGTCAACGTTGACGTGACCGAAGAACACCAGGTCATTCGTGGCTTTGGTGGCATGGTGCATAACCAGTGGCAAGGCGGTAGCGGCCTTTCCGAAGCCGATGCCAAGCTTGCGTTCGGTACGGGCGATGGCCAGATTGGCCTCAATACGCTCCGTATTCCGGTATACGCGAATTCCAGCGATTTTAATAAAGAAGTGCAGGCGGCAAAGTATGCCAAGAAGTATGCCGGCGATGACTTTATTTTGTATGCAACTCCGTGGACTTCTCCGTATGCAGGCAAAAACCAGCATATGGCTTCTTCGAACTACCAGAAGTATGTGGACCACCTGAATAGCTTTAATGATTACATGAAGAACCAGGGTGTTCCCCTGTACGCCATCTCCATCAGTAACGAACCGGACTGGTGCGGTGAATGGGCTTGCTGGAGCGCTGACGAAATTTACAACTTCACCAAGGGCTACGCCGATAAAATGCGCAAGAATGGCGCGAAGGTGATTTCGACGGAATCGTTCCGCTACGACAAGAATCTTTACAACAAGGTCTTGAACGATGCCAATGCCCTCAAGAACTGGGACATTCTCGGTGCGCACTTCTACGCAAGTGACCGAAGGACTGGGGACAACTTCTTCCAGTACAGCCTTGCTGACCAGAAGAAGGTCGAACGCTGGATGACGGAACACTACACCGAAAGCCAGGGAAGCGGTAACTACTGGCGCACGGTTACGAATACGGGTGACCAGGCGAACGCCAACAAGCGCGATACTGTGAACGCCATGGATGTGGCTTACGAAATTCACCGCGCCATGGTCGTAGGCAACTTCAATCAGTACACCTGGTGGTACATCCGTCGTTGCTATGGCCTGATTATGGAAAAGGACTTTGGCAACAAGCTCCAGATTCCGCAGAACGAAATCGGCAAGGTCTCGAAGCGCGGTTATGTGATGAGCCAGTTCGCACGCTTTGTCCGCCCGGGTGCGGTCCGCGTGGGTGCAACGGCAAATCCCGAAAAGGAAGTCTTTGCAAGTGCTTACAAGAGTGCCGATGGCGACTCCGTGATTGTGGTGCTCGTGAACCGCGACTACAAGAATAGCAAGACTGTAACCGTGAAGGTGCAAGGCGCCGATGTTCAGACCTTCCACATGTACACCACCAGCGAAGCAAAGAACGCCAAGGATGAAGGCGAAGTCGAGGTCAAGAATGGCTCCGTGACGATTACGATGGATGCTGGTAATGCAAGCAACAAGGACTGCATCGTGACGCTCGTGGGCGTTGGTACTCCGGCAGATCCTGTACCTCGCGAACCGTTTGGTGGCAAGGTCGCTGAAATCCCGGGTAAGATTGAAGTCGAAAACTTCGACATTCCGGGTACGGGCAAGGGCAACAAGTCTTATAGCGAAAACGATTCCGAAGACCGTGGCGAAACGAACTACCGCGAAGGCACGGGTGTCGATATTTACAAGAAGGCTACTGGCTATGTGGTCGGCTATAACGAAGAAGGCGAATGGCTCGAATACTCCGTGAACGTGAAGGAAGCTGGCGATTACACTATGTTCGCTTCTGTCGCAACGAGCAATTCGACGTCTGGATTCTCGCTCTCCTTGGATGGAAAAACTCTTGTTGAAAATGTTGCACTTTCGGGAACGAGCTTCGATGAATTTACGAAGGTCAAGGCCAACGTAACGCTCCCGGCTGGCGAACATATCCTCCGCATGACGGTAACGGGTTCCTGGTTCGATATCGACTACTTCAACTTTGCAAAGGGCAAGGATGCTGCCGATCCGGACGATAAGACGATTGGTTTGCGCGGTGCTAATTTCCGCTTGCCGACCGAAGCCGAAAATTACAGTGTCTTTGACGTGAACGGCGTGCTCGTGGGCAAGTTCCTCGCTACGACCAGGGCCGATGTCCAGCGCATGACCAAGAGCGTGGTGCGTCAGAACGGCATTTACTTTGTGAAGTCGCTGGGTGGCAAATCCTACCGCATTTCTGTGGCAAAATAA
- a CDS encoding sialate O-acetylesterase produces MSVEMSFKKLMGIAGVAAGLSMFAVTGANAAPDPNFHIYIAYGQSNMEGNATNFDKNIDGKEHPRVKMFATTSCSNLGRPTVGEMYPAVPPMFKCNQGLSVADWFGRHMADSLPNVTIGIIPVAQGGTSIRLFDPDDYKNYLNSAESWLKNGAKAYGNDGNAMGRIIEVAKKAQEKGVIKGIIFHQGETDGGMSNWEQIVKKTYEYMLKQLGLKAEETPFVAGEMVDGGSCAGFSSRVRGLSKYIANFGVASSKGYGSKGDGLHFTVQGYRGMGERYAQEMLKLINVAPVDPVPQEPFKGKAIAIPGKIEVEDFDKPGIGKNEDGTSNASFSDEDSENHGDSDYRKDTGVDLYKTADGVALGYTQTGEWLEYTVEVKADGDYSIEASVAAGNSTSAFKLYIDEKSITDEVSVPQTADNKWDTYKMIDVKEKVALKAGKHVLKLEITANYANIDWIQFSQLGEVPPYEGIAKVRLDMTEAESNFSVYSMQGQKLGTFTAKGMADAVNLVKTDAKLRKQAKGVFFVRKEGAKLMSKKVVVFE; encoded by the coding sequence ATGAGTGTGGAAATGAGCTTTAAAAAGCTGATGGGCATTGCAGGTGTTGCTGCAGGCCTCTCTATGTTTGCGGTAACGGGTGCAAATGCGGCTCCGGACCCGAACTTCCATATTTACATTGCTTACGGGCAATCGAACATGGAAGGTAACGCTACGAACTTCGACAAAAATATCGATGGTAAGGAACATCCACGTGTCAAGATGTTCGCGACGACGTCTTGTTCGAATCTCGGTCGCCCGACGGTAGGTGAGATGTACCCTGCGGTGCCTCCGATGTTCAAGTGTAATCAGGGGCTTTCTGTGGCGGACTGGTTTGGCCGCCACATGGCGGATTCCTTGCCGAACGTGACGATTGGCATTATTCCGGTGGCTCAGGGCGGTACGAGTATCCGCTTGTTTGACCCGGACGATTACAAGAATTATCTCAATTCTGCGGAAAGCTGGCTGAAGAACGGAGCCAAGGCTTACGGTAACGATGGCAATGCCATGGGCCGCATTATTGAAGTCGCCAAGAAGGCTCAGGAAAAGGGCGTCATCAAGGGCATCATCTTCCACCAGGGCGAAACTGATGGCGGCATGAGCAACTGGGAACAGATTGTCAAGAAAACCTACGAGTACATGCTCAAGCAGCTAGGCCTCAAAGCCGAAGAAACTCCGTTCGTCGCGGGCGAAATGGTCGATGGTGGTTCATGTGCGGGCTTTAGCAGCCGCGTTCGTGGACTTTCCAAGTACATCGCGAACTTTGGTGTCGCAAGCTCCAAGGGCTACGGCAGCAAGGGCGACGGCCTCCACTTTACCGTGCAGGGTTACCGCGGCATGGGCGAACGTTACGCTCAAGAAATGCTCAAGCTCATCAATGTGGCGCCTGTGGACCCTGTTCCGCAGGAACCGTTCAAGGGCAAGGCGATTGCTATTCCGGGCAAGATTGAAGTCGAAGATTTTGACAAGCCGGGTATCGGCAAGAACGAAGACGGCACGAGCAATGCCTCGTTTAGCGACGAAGATTCCGAAAACCACGGCGATAGCGATTACCGCAAGGATACGGGCGTTGACCTGTACAAGACCGCAGATGGTGTTGCTCTGGGCTACACGCAGACTGGAGAATGGCTCGAATACACTGTCGAAGTCAAGGCTGATGGTGATTACAGTATCGAGGCTAGTGTCGCCGCAGGCAATTCGACCTCCGCGTTCAAACTTTACATCGATGAAAAATCCATTACGGATGAAGTTTCCGTGCCGCAGACCGCCGACAACAAGTGGGACACCTACAAGATGATAGATGTCAAGGAAAAGGTCGCCTTGAAGGCGGGCAAGCATGTGCTCAAGCTCGAAATTACTGCCAATTACGCGAACATCGACTGGATCCAGTTCAGCCAACTGGGCGAGGTACCGCCCTATGAAGGAATCGCGAAAGTCCGTTTGGACATGACCGAAGCCGAAAGCAACTTTAGCGTGTACAGCATGCAGGGCCAAAAGCTCGGGACGTTTACCGCAAAGGGAATGGCCGACGCTGTGAACCTCGTCAAGACGGATGCCAAGCTCCGCAAGCAGGCGAAGGGCGTGTTCTTTGTCCGCAAGGAAGGCGCAAAGCTCATGAGCAAGAAGGTTGTCGTTTTCGAATAA
- a CDS encoding sialate O-acetylesterase has translation MKKILAYAGVAAGLSMFAVGANAAPNPNFHIYIAYGQSNMAGNGDIVPSEDQANPPKNFIMLASHNANASQRSGKTNQSIKTGEWYPAIPPMFHPFENLSPADYFGRAMADSLPGVTVGIIPVAIGAVSIRAFDKDQYEAYFRGDGKDIMNWGWPKDYDNNPPGRILELAKKAKEVGVIKGFIFHQGESDGTDANWRKTVYKTYKDVIDALGLDENEVPFVAGELLQEGQNCCSSKNGGIAQLKQNFKKFGLASSKGLQGNGKDPYHFGRAGVIELGKRYCSEMLKLIDKTIDPDAPPVNLVDPSQSTVPDEPPEEYGPYTEAIAIPGKVQAENYNKGGAEKAYHDESKGNEGGKLRKDDVDIYQPNMGITVGHCQKGEWLKYTVNVEADGDYGITANVAGENGTGSFVLYIDDKKVGTEIANEGKGFDTFTEVDGGKATLTKGEHELKIEITNDWIDIDYVEFKEISAQPPIGLKNIRLSMTEAESNYSVFDMQGIKLSSFTAKGMNEAMNLVRENAKLRKQAKGVFFVRKNGSKSLTKKVVIHE, from the coding sequence TTGAAAAAAATCCTGGCCTATGCAGGTGTTGCTGCAGGGCTTTCTATGTTTGCGGTTGGGGCGAATGCGGCTCCGAACCCGAACTTCCATATTTACATTGCTTACGGGCAGTCCAACATGGCGGGCAACGGCGATATCGTACCGTCCGAGGACCAGGCAAATCCGCCCAAGAACTTTATCATGCTTGCTTCGCACAATGCAAATGCAAGCCAACGCAGCGGCAAGACGAATCAGTCTATCAAGACGGGCGAATGGTACCCGGCAATTCCTCCGATGTTCCATCCGTTCGAAAACCTCTCCCCGGCGGACTACTTTGGCCGCGCTATGGCCGATTCCTTGCCGGGCGTGACCGTGGGCATTATCCCGGTTGCCATCGGTGCTGTGAGCATCCGCGCCTTCGACAAGGACCAGTACGAAGCTTATTTCAGGGGCGATGGCAAGGACATCATGAACTGGGGCTGGCCCAAGGATTACGACAACAACCCTCCGGGACGCATTCTGGAACTTGCCAAGAAGGCAAAGGAAGTGGGCGTCATCAAGGGCTTCATCTTCCACCAGGGCGAAAGTGACGGTACCGATGCCAACTGGCGCAAGACCGTTTACAAGACCTACAAGGACGTGATTGATGCGCTTGGCTTGGACGAAAACGAAGTCCCGTTCGTGGCGGGTGAACTCCTCCAGGAAGGCCAGAACTGCTGCTCTAGCAAAAACGGCGGTATTGCCCAGCTCAAGCAAAATTTCAAGAAGTTCGGACTTGCCTCTTCCAAGGGCTTGCAGGGTAACGGCAAGGATCCGTACCACTTTGGTCGTGCGGGCGTGATTGAACTTGGCAAGCGCTACTGCTCCGAAATGCTCAAGCTTATCGACAAGACGATTGATCCGGATGCTCCGCCGGTAAACCTTGTGGACCCGAGCCAGTCTACGGTTCCGGATGAACCGCCCGAGGAATATGGCCCGTACACCGAAGCTATCGCTATCCCGGGCAAGGTGCAGGCTGAAAACTACAACAAGGGCGGTGCCGAAAAAGCCTACCATGACGAAAGCAAGGGTAACGAAGGCGGCAAACTCCGCAAGGATGACGTCGACATTTACCAGCCGAACATGGGTATTACCGTGGGCCACTGCCAGAAGGGCGAATGGCTCAAGTACACTGTGAATGTTGAAGCCGATGGCGACTACGGAATTACAGCCAATGTCGCTGGCGAAAACGGAACCGGTAGCTTTGTCCTCTACATCGATGACAAGAAGGTCGGTACGGAAATCGCAAACGAAGGCAAGGGCTTTGATACATTTACCGAAGTGGACGGTGGCAAGGCTACGCTCACCAAGGGCGAACACGAACTGAAGATTGAAATCACCAACGACTGGATCGATATCGACTATGTTGAGTTCAAGGAAATCAGCGCACAGCCGCCTATCGGACTTAAGAATATCCGCCTTAGCATGACCGAAGCCGAAAGCAACTATAGCGTGTTCGACATGCAGGGCATTAAGCTGAGTTCGTTTACCGCAAAGGGCATGAACGAAGCCATGAATCTAGTGAGGGAAAACGCAAAACTCCGTAAGCAGGCAAAGGGCGTGTTCTTTGTCCGCAAAAACGGAAGTAAATCTCTAACCAAGAAGGTGGTGATACATGAATAA
- a CDS encoding prolyl oligopeptidase family serine peptidase yields the protein MTMFKSMAFAGTVAALSSLSFAWSIDGTITSEGSGRALSGVKITSFNYAGIESTSGADGTFTISNEKAGLHSAMVAKAFIGFSNNIITISGVKAQTITVSVMDALGKVCASKTEHNIDGFMQVDLNKTMAKGAKFLRINADGNRATYQIGKTVTLMKEGDPLPFLQFSLEGYQNATYQAKAEVETGVIVKMAKASAQSSSSKKIESSSSAKVSSSSVEESSSSAKIEQIIVDCAGKTVKPVDRQNMDVTVDGKKRTFIMHVPSAYKGDKPVPLVIDYHPIGGSGSGEFGSSPYKAKTDPEGVITLYPDGTGKPGGMGNGWNVGPCCSNDDDVKFSYAMIDKLKEIACIDPQRIYATGFSMGGGMSNHVACMMSDVFAAVAPAAMDLNKTNSAQCKMSRPISVINFRGTNDPVCRYQGGDSGFNDGLNFLGAEGTFKFWAEKNGCTGSPTKNSNGCQEYSNCKDGTKVVLCTKQGGGHDYGDASIGWPFLKQFTLPASFVK from the coding sequence ATGACCATGTTTAAATCCATGGCATTCGCAGGAACAGTAGCAGCGCTTAGCTCTCTGTCTTTCGCTTGGAGTATCGATGGCACAATCACCTCAGAAGGTTCGGGCCGAGCACTTTCCGGCGTCAAGATTACATCGTTCAACTATGCGGGTATAGAATCCACATCAGGTGCAGACGGTACATTTACAATCTCTAACGAGAAAGCAGGTTTGCACTCCGCTATGGTAGCCAAGGCTTTCATCGGTTTCAGCAACAACATCATTACCATTTCCGGCGTAAAGGCCCAAACGATTACCGTGTCCGTGATGGATGCACTCGGCAAAGTTTGCGCCTCCAAGACGGAACATAACATCGACGGCTTTATGCAGGTCGACTTGAACAAGACTATGGCTAAGGGCGCCAAGTTCCTCCGCATTAACGCCGACGGAAACCGCGCTACCTACCAGATAGGCAAGACAGTCACCCTCATGAAGGAAGGTGATCCGCTGCCGTTCTTGCAGTTCTCACTGGAAGGCTACCAGAACGCCACCTACCAGGCTAAGGCCGAAGTTGAAACGGGCGTCATCGTCAAGATGGCCAAGGCTAGTGCTCAGTCCAGTTCTAGCAAAAAGATTGAATCTAGTTCTTCCGCAAAGGTTTCTTCTTCTAGCGTTGAAGAATCTTCTAGCAGCGCCAAGATTGAACAAATCATCGTTGACTGCGCCGGCAAGACGGTAAAGCCCGTAGATAGACAGAACATGGACGTGACCGTCGATGGCAAGAAACGTACATTCATTATGCACGTGCCGAGCGCCTACAAGGGTGACAAGCCCGTACCGCTCGTTATTGACTACCACCCGATTGGCGGTAGCGGTTCAGGCGAATTTGGCAGTTCTCCGTACAAGGCCAAGACTGACCCCGAAGGCGTAATCACGCTTTATCCGGACGGCACTGGCAAACCGGGTGGAATGGGTAACGGCTGGAACGTCGGCCCCTGCTGCTCCAACGACGATGACGTCAAGTTCTCTTACGCAATGATTGATAAGCTCAAAGAAATCGCCTGCATCGACCCGCAGCGCATCTACGCTACCGGCTTCTCGATGGGTGGCGGTATGAGTAACCACGTGGCTTGCATGATGTCCGATGTCTTCGCCGCAGTTGCTCCAGCAGCTATGGACTTGAACAAGACCAACAGTGCTCAATGCAAGATGTCTCGTCCGATTTCTGTCATCAACTTCCGCGGCACGAATGACCCGGTCTGCCGTTACCAAGGTGGCGATAGCGGCTTCAACGACGGTTTGAACTTCCTTGGCGCCGAAGGCACCTTCAAGTTCTGGGCCGAAAAGAACGGCTGCACAGGCTCTCCGACCAAGAACTCCAATGGTTGCCAGGAATACTCCAACTGCAAGGACGGCACGAAGGTCGTGCTCTGCACCAAGCAGGGCGGTGGTCACGACTACGGTGACGCTAGCATTGGCTGGCCGTTCCTCAAGCAGTTCACGCTTCCGGCAAGCTTCGTGAAGTAA